Sequence from the Primulina huaijiensis isolate GDHJ02 chromosome 16, ASM1229523v2, whole genome shotgun sequence genome:
ATGGCTCAGAAATTGATTGCTGATGAAGGTTCTCGACTGCACATTCCTCTTGGTAAGGACTATATTGTGACTGAATATGAGGATGAATTGTCAAGCATCATAGCTTGTGCTCTGACATTTTTGAAGGATCGAGATACCGTGTCGGAGGATCTGACAGTGGATGCTCAGAAAGAGAGAGGAATGGGCGCCAAGTTAAGCGGGAGTTCCCAGAGCATGACTCGAACATTCTCTCTGGGTTCTCCTCGTTGGTCTTCATTTGGTTCCTCAGATTCCGACAACATTCTATCTCCACTCGCTATTTCCTCAGAAGATTCACATTCATCAAGTTTTGATGGTTTAGATTTGTTGGATTCGTTATTTTCTTATGGTGCTGGCCACCCACAAGTTTCTTTGGGTTCAGGGAAGAGTCATGGGAAGCGTAAATACTCTGTTATAAGTATATATGCAAGCCAGTTTCGTCAGTTACGAGATCGGTGTTGTCCTTCTGAAATCGGTTATATTGCTTCTCTAAGCCGTTGTAGAAACTGGGATGCCAAAGGCGGGAAGAGTAAATCTTTCTTTGCCAAGACATTAGACGACCGATTGATTATTAAGGAAATTCAGAGGACAGAATTCGATTCTTTCATGAAGTTTGCTCCAAATTACTTCGAGTACATGAACCAGTGCTATGAGCTGGGAAACCAGACCTGTCTTGCTAAAATTCTTGGTATCTATCAGGTGAATGATATTTACTTTAATCCTGGTCCAAGTCATCATCGTTTCATAATCTATTGTAGAGCTATTCATAAACTAACtattcattttttcttttttttcccacTCATTCTTAAAAATCTAAACTATTTCAGGTCGTCATTCGAGCGAAGAATGGTAAGGAGGCCAGGCATGATCTCCTGGTGATGGAGAATCTTTCATTTGGTCGGCATATAGCTAGACAGTATGACCTTAAAGGAGCTTTACATGCTCGATTTACCCCCACTGCCAAATGTTCAGGAGATGTTCTCCTGGATCAGAATTTTGTCAATGATATGAATGTTTCACCTCTCTATGTTAGCGGAAGATCAAAGAGGAATCTGCAGCGGGCTGTGTATAATGACACACATTTTCTCAATGTGAGTTACACATTTTTCCCAACTGCATCTCAATTACTATCATGTACCGTCTATGGGCCTGACCTTATGTTCGATTACTTTTTCAGTCAATCAATGTGATGGACTATTCTCTTCTAGTGGGAGTGGATGGTCAAGGTCGTACACTGGTCTGTGGGATCATCGACTATGTCAGGCAGTATACCTGGGACAAACAAATTGAGAATTGGGTTAAATCTTCACTTGTTGTTCCTAAGAACCATTCGCCGACTGTAATCTCTCCCAAAGAATACAAAAAGAGATTTAGAAAGTTCATTGATACACACTTTCTGAGTGTACCAGATCACTGGTGTTCCCGAAGATCTAAACCTTGCAAACTGTGTGGTCCTGTCGAGGAAAATGGTCTAGGACTTGTGAAATCCCAAAAGAAAGGTACTGACGATGAATTTTCTCATTCAACGGCTCAATAGCAATGGAGAGATCACTCTGGTTTTTGTGAGATCTTCCCATTATGTTATAAACAAAACGTCTTCTTCATATCTTTTTATATTGTATATAATTGATCACAAAATCGTAGGTCCCCTCTCATCCTGCTACTATTTTTCAGCAAAGTTCTGAGGGTGTTTTGCTCTATCCCATGGTAGGTtgcacatatatattttttctttgtatTTGTGCAAGCAACGGTAAAAATATCATTGTAactcaattttttgtttttgaatactTGCCGCAAAATACGATCGTGGATGTATTTCTTGAACTTTGAATATCCATAATCTATTCAAATTCTTTTAGTTTTGATTACTGATTGGATGATTCTATGTGAAGCACCTGGATTTAACATGCGAGTTAAATCTTTGGTTATGAAATTTCAACAGTCACATACCTTATTTTTCTCGGCATGTCTGTCTCTGACAATCTCTCCAAGTAAGGAAACTTTGGCAGCGTATTTACGTAAACTGGGTTAGGTTCTGAAATTATCAAACATCATCGCATCAATCTTGAAGGTTATGTAGGGTCAGAATCCAAGTTTGAACTGTATTATGGCACGGGTTTCGTTTGAAGTAAAGCCTTTCCTTCAATGGGGTTGGCATCATTCATTATCTGCAGCGTGGTCCCTTTGACGTGGTTTTGTTTTCAACTTGGGAAAATTAAACAATCTTAACTTCGAAGACCATTATTATATTTACTTTGAAGCCCAACAAACTTGCACCAGTTGTAACCTACCTGATATTGAAAAGAGATACTGCAGTCATTACATAACTGGATAAATATGCTGTATTTTACAGCAATCAAGACACAAATACATTAGTGTAATTAAGTTTCCGTgagtttttaacaaaaaaataaactcaTCTGGatggatagataattaaaacAAAGTATAATTACGATGAAAGATTAAAGAATCGACAAAAATCATACAAATATAAAGTGTTCAAATGCAGTGACAGCGAAGTGGTACTGAAACACCTGGAGGTTTCCTCCTCTCCCGCACAATAGCTTCTTTGATCATCGGCAGTTTTTCATGTACCTTTTTCCAAATGTGATTGACTGCACCATCCAATGGTGTAGGACCTACGCCTCCTGGAAAGCCATTTTCATACTCGAAGATTTGTTGGATCTTAGCCATGTTTTTGCGATACCCATCCTTCTGTTTATCAGAATAATTTCTTAGATGACCCACGAGCCAATTAGGCCTCAAAGCATCACTAACTGCTACAAAAACTGAAAATTCAGAATAATCCACCATCCCTTCGAATGGAAGCTCTATGTTGTCACTAACAATAACTGGTATACAGAGACTCTGGATGGCATCAAAAAGCCTACATGATGTAGGCGTGTCTCCTGCTGGGTGCAAACAGAATTCTGATGTCCTCATTCCCTTTATCGACTGCTCCTTCCCGGTAGCATTGGGAAAGCCTTCTTCTATAACGACTCCAGGTTCATTGATCAGTAAATCCCATAATTTTTCTCGAACAAGTCCACCCTATAGATAACATGTAATGTAACTGATTGATCAGTGTATAAAGCATGATTATCAGGAAAAACAATAGTTGCATTGCAGAGACAATCGTGGATTTAAAAAGAGCAAGGAACAAATGTTCTTAAGACAGATCTTCAAGAAACACGTTGTAGCTCAGCAGATGCATACGATTTACAAAAGTTCAACATATGTTcggaaaagtaaaaaaaaaactagtcaGGAAGTCATGAAACCACATTTTAGTTCCTGGCAAGTGGCAAAGAAGACATTACTAACCCGATGCCTATGCTTGGCTCCTTTGAAGTAAAGAAGAGTGTGCCTTTTCTGGTTTTCCGATATGTGCAGCCTTGGAAGTAAATAGGAGTATGGCACGATGACATCTTTCAGCAGTGAAACTTGGGTGTGATGTATCATCAAGTCAGATGAGTTCTCGTCGGATGATTTGGAGTCGAGCCTGAACCAGCCGCCAAAATCCACCACAAGGAGAACTGCTGGTGCAATTTCATCCTTGACATGCCACATAGCAACAGGGTCTGCCAAAGAATGCTTCAAGTTTTAACATAACCTGACAATTCAAAGGCTAAAATATAAGCAACTAATGCATGCAGTACACATATCCCAAGTTCCCTAATTAATGAGAATATATCAATGGTTGTCTTAAAAACCTGCAGAACTAGCACAAAAGTTAGACAAATTTCAAGACattgaaaattacaattttgagTCATTTAAGTTCTCAAAATTCATGTTCCTACACAATCCAGCTCAAGGACAAACATGAGATAGAAAAACGCTACACATCCACCGATCCACATAAGAACAAAACATGTCTTTATCCATCTAGCTAATTGTTCTATTTCACTTTGTAGTCTTccataaaaaatacaaaagatgATATGTCGAGTAATCATTATAATAGATGTCCAATTTGGCACACGCCATAGTCACTAAACGTAACCTTTTTTTATTCCTGTTCCATTTCTATGAGTGTCTAGCGCATGCCCGCTCGATCTATGCACATTCCAGCTTTGTATTATGTTCGCAAACAACATCTAACAAAGGCTATGGTTCCTATCCTCGTCAGATGATCTTGATACACCCACTTGATAGCTTCAAAAGACTCTAATGGAATCATCATTACTATCGAGCTTTTCAAGCAGCAGCAGGATGAAAAGAAACGAAATGGGGACATcaataagataaataaaataacacatTGGTATTTACCGGTGAGAACAAAGACATGATCTCTGCCACCAGACTTCTGCCAAGCCTCTGACTTTCTAACCGTATCAATCACCATTCTTTGCCTCTTATAATCCTCATTCTCCTCAGCCCTCTTTCTAAACACGCCTTTATTAATCACCAGCTGCAATTCAGCACTTAAAGTTGCGAAAAATGGAACGAAGATCACATCAGCTTCCCTGTAATCGAAAACCCTTCTCGCGAAAGACTCTCTTTTCACCTCTTCGGGCGCCAACAAATCCCCCAAGATCCAGTACTCCGCGCTGTACTGTTTGATTATTGGGTTTTGAGGATAAGGAAGATGTTTTTCAAAATCTTTAGGCAAAAGGGTCTTTCTTATTTCTTCATCTACTTCGCTTCCAACCCTTGAATCGGAGTTCAAAACCCAGTATTTTTCTAAGAGGCCATAGTTGAGGGATCTGGGGAGCGGTGAAATGTAGACATTGATGGATTCTTGTTTGGCGGACAGGGTAATTTGGTGATTCGGTAGAGGTGCTGAATTAGTGCTGGAGTTCCAGTAGAAGAAGGCGAGTGAGAGAAC
This genomic interval carries:
- the LOC140960674 gene encoding probable arabinosyltransferase ARAD1, encoding MALKTPPLFLTLTLLSVLSLAFFYWNSSTNSAPLPNHQITLSAKQESINVYISPLPRSLNYGLLEKYWVLNSDSRVGSEVDEEIRKTLLPKDFEKHLPYPQNPIIKQYSAEYWILGDLLAPEEVKRESFARRVFDYREADVIFVPFFATLSAELQLVINKGVFRKRAEENEDYKRQRMVIDTVRKSEAWQKSGGRDHVFVLTDPVAMWHVKDEIAPAVLLVVDFGGWFRLDSKSSDENSSDLMIHHTQVSLLKDVIVPYSYLLPRLHISENQKRHTLLYFKGAKHRHRGGLVREKLWDLLINEPGVVIEEGFPNATGKEQSIKGMRTSEFCLHPAGDTPTSCRLFDAIQSLCIPVIVSDNIELPFEGMVDYSEFSVFVAVSDALRPNWLVGHLRNYSDKQKDGYRKNMAKIQQIFEYENGFPGGVGPTPLDGAVNHIWKKVHEKLPMIKEAIVRERRKPPGVSVPLRCHCI